A stretch of the Triticum urartu cultivar G1812 unplaced genomic scaffold, Tu2.1 TuUngrouped_contig_550, whole genome shotgun sequence genome encodes the following:
- the LOC125529302 gene encoding sister chromatid cohesion protein PDS5 homolog A-like — MEAIQPCLTAVVRKELLKHQDQDVKVLLATCFCEITRITAPEAPYSDDVLRTIFRLIVGTFGGLADVNSHYFSRRVAILETVARYRAYVVMLDLECNDLITDMFRTFLEIV; from the exons ATGGAAGCTATCCAACCATGTCTAACAGCAGTTGTCAGAAAAGAATTGCTGAAACATCAGGATCAAGATGTTAAAGTTCTCTTGGCAACCTGCTTCTGTGAAATTACAAGAATAACTGCACCTGAAGCTCCATATAGTGATGATGTTTTAAGG ACCATATTTCGTCTGATTGTTGGTACATTTGGTGGACTCGCTGATGTTAATAGCCATTACTTTAGCAGGAGAGTTGCTATCTTGGAAACAGTTGCAAGATACCGGGCATATGTTGTGATGTTGGACCTTGAATGCAATGATCTCATCACAGACATGTTCCGAACTTTTTTAGAAATCGTCAG